The Paeniglutamicibacter sulfureus genome includes a region encoding these proteins:
- a CDS encoding MarR family winged helix-turn-helix transcriptional regulator: MSQPLSRDPILEAQRNWERRGWEDVAEPMAAITALMRTQQILLQRAETVLKPFGLTFARYEMLALLSFAREGSLAMNRASALLQVHATSVTNAVDRLESAGLVARTKHPTDKRTTLIALTRQGRELAAAATIELNSQVFADSGFSDRDISTLIRIFSKFRREAGDFSGDEPASE, translated from the coding sequence TTGAGCCAGCCACTATCGCGCGACCCGATCCTGGAAGCGCAACGCAATTGGGAACGCCGGGGGTGGGAGGACGTTGCCGAGCCCATGGCTGCGATCACGGCCCTGATGAGGACGCAACAGATCCTGTTGCAACGCGCGGAAACGGTCCTCAAGCCATTCGGCCTCACCTTCGCCCGCTATGAGATGCTCGCTTTACTCAGCTTTGCCCGTGAGGGCTCGCTGGCCATGAATCGGGCAAGCGCCCTGTTACAGGTCCACGCCACCTCGGTGACCAACGCCGTGGACCGGCTGGAGAGTGCCGGCCTGGTGGCTCGCACCAAGCATCCGACCGACAAGCGCACCACCCTCATTGCCCTGACGCGGCAGGGCCGCGAACTGGCCGCGGCCGCCACCATCGAGCTTAATTCCCAGGTTTTTGCCGACTCCGGGTTTTCGGACCGCGACATCTCCACACTGATCCGGATCTTCAGCAAGTTCCGCCGCGAAGCCGGGGATTTCTCCGGGGACGAGCCGGCTTCCGAGTAG